From Lysobacter auxotrophicus, the proteins below share one genomic window:
- a CDS encoding SdrD B-like domain-containing protein has translation MGPVRSTRRFARGSRLCTLENANGAKLPRGGARRVVRALATAAVLAMFSPLAWAVDLQLTNLSDDGSDPTPAGSIVTYSVTLENAAADTASDVRSVFDLPAGSTAVNLPAFCSVDAGDATRVVCAHGNVLGTLGGGAPVTFELQVSTAGMPVAPIAIAGAVGSGPAPAASTKVAAIGAPFISDTNVANNKENQTTTLTSAGDLQLTKTANADPVVAGSLITYTLSVRNNGPSASSGFSVVDTLPSGATFVGPATGTGWNFSGANGTYTGSLASGATATYQFTARVTAAGGTIVNSAVVNAGATPDPVIANNTDDVGATVIAGADMEITKSASPTPATGGQPITFTLNALNRGPSAAANVSFTDTMPAGFLITGGNQPAGWTCTTTADQTARTCARTSAYASGASDTFTIQAMVPSSGQGSSGNQTNTATITSSTADPTPANNTGSVTFTVLADGADLELASKTKAPGVVATWSGSGDDSDSRMTSTIRMRNRGPRPATGQVEIADTLAAGEEFLSSPSTSWTCAAQSAYAPPPARQLVVCSLNVGSLPLAVANGAGNPLAPDLVLVTRARAAGTLTNNACTGGSGGSAEPLTGNGVDVDGNTANDCAGAGVRTTTQRADLRIAKQTNGAGDADNTLPLGYTGADYTLTVTNDGPDGTAGVVVNDQIPGYLTGRSSATVTTPAGWSCNVATNGSVQCRSNNTVLASGASAVLTIHAVGPFNDSAGTTNVACAGTTLNGIRCGTAGVGVDASIAGAVGEVNTTNNSASDWVRVPRVANVRTRAKTITSGAVGREGVNSVYRIDYDNQGPSTAVGVVFRDVFTLPANDAGFVMISANRTTGGSGNTACAIARSPEVNVVTAAGGNSYSTSGAPGTVSVTCPALNMGNGVNESLTVTIRPNNQPGGSAGRQIDNLAGFDFTAVSNGSDGNGAFDYNSVATVADDEKTASLTFQANAVDLITNKVDTGFTGGVDPLGFDQTNPSGNLINYRVTVTNQGPSVANNVRIRDTMSPIAGRTVTFLGTSLTAGGALEGTPRCTVAGGSNPTTGAPLELDCVMPGIGFATNVNGVVGVTQTSTIYLRYRYDTAPGATGDTVTNVAVASSDEVDTQPANNSEGENTSIRSRADVGVSKTMVLTADQDPAVPLPASVTQVSILQPFFYVIDVVNNGPGSSLSLDRSGNNPLEGTGTVVTDTLPAGVVVTGPITWRKRGVNAGGQEPNGTGQCTRAGSLVTCNLGDVTFDPGERGRVRILVPARWDAVPAGGTSNNSANVKSEQVDPVPGNDNVTVPLSIVSSSLAGTVFEDRQRIGTDGGTPQAAANEPRVANVTITLAGVDAYGNAVNRTTTTDANGNYSFADLAPSDATGYTVTQTQPAGYVNGPVNPPTSGANAPSSGGTFDAGAPNSAYTAVVLGAGVTATRYHFPEVRRPSLSGFVYSDDNFDNVRNPGVDGAIAGATVELLNADTNAVVATQVTNASGFYQFTDLDPTIAYTLREPLPAGRYVNRPSAVNPGLVAGAACAAGCVAGTGIAPDAATTDRIAQIDLSAGVNGTEFNFGEAANGASLAGRVWLDIDNDGAIDAGETGIANVAVTLTGTDRNGVAVNLTTTTAADGSYSFNTLVAGNYTVTEPTQPTGTLNGRTIAGSVGGTASVPSVTPSSVTAIALAANQAATGYDFGEIQPASVSGRVYFDHDEDGNVDAGETGIAGVQIVLAGTADDGTLVNRTTTTDANGAYAFLDVRPGTYTVTEPTQPANTRNGLTTPGHIGGVATGTATGRAVVPSAIAGIVLAPEQSSVENNFGEIADSPDLLVSKSATPATFTVGTDSRYVVRVRNAGNAPTAGQYEVEDRLPTGVTLSATPTGTGWTCVGAIGADRFRCTGTDVIAQGTTHAADITVPVAVSDAAAAASPVVNAVLVRGGGETPARVPTQAEEDAFAGTVGTLPVCDPAIAHNACRIQTPVQRGASIAGRVFFDNNDNGAIDAADEVGIANVSLVLTGTDELGNAIDLATTTDADGRYAFANLRPGTYVVTEPTQPAGSTNGITTAGSINGASVGIATAKTVVPSAISAIAVAAGQDSVGNDFGEVADSPDLVVSKSATPERFTVNNNATYAIRVRNIGPKATVGDYVVEDRLPTGVTLAATPTGNGWTCTGAAGDSRLRCVATAAIASGASLADAITVPVRIGAEAASASTLRNAVLVQGGGEDAQHSPTPDERAAFEGDASKLPVCDPAIAHNACRIDTPVQAAASLSGTVWFDIGHEDVLLDGGDRRLQGWTVEVVDPATGRVVATTTTAADGSYRVADLVPGVQWNVRFRDPNAGALWGFPVTGETASGPVAACDTAGALANHHASSCRNTGNGVSQLEVVLVSGENLPQQSLPIDPSGVVYDAVSRDPVPGSVVTLEPAGVCPDFDPNTSLLNVAGGGYTVDGNRVSMTVGNDGFYQFLFGPAAPASCEFRLTVTPPSGYAFQSQMIAPQAGTLTAPGGVGNSYPVQPQSTPPSGAVGEGTRYYLSLVAGSGTAGIIHNHIPLDPAVAPGLVISKTGDRQTVEVGDTLLYTITIRQTAGNALASVNVLDRLPPGFTYIEGTARANAAAIAEPLGKPGPLLSFQAGGLRIGEQIVLNYRVRVGVGSQQGDGINRAQAHGCNIAGGCIDANSLQPRAGAVASNRAEYRVRVTGGVFTEEGCVLGKVFVDCNNNHVQDREELGVPGVRMYFEDGTWMVSDSEGKYSYCGLPPKSHTLKVDASTLPVGSRLTTSSNRNLGDADSLFIDLKNGELHRADFIEGSCSNPVLEQVKARRTQGEVRAPETETGKPLRFDSKSPRWPQQGTDSSKQSPRIVEPRETGRPAEQTPTHDARNTETQP, from the coding sequence ATGGGTCCGGTCCGTTCCACCCGCCGCTTCGCGCGCGGGTCGAGGTTGTGCACGCTCGAAAACGCCAATGGCGCGAAGCTGCCGCGCGGTGGCGCGCGTCGCGTCGTGCGCGCACTGGCCACCGCGGCGGTGCTGGCGATGTTTTCGCCACTCGCGTGGGCGGTCGACCTGCAGCTGACCAACCTGTCCGACGACGGCTCCGATCCGACGCCGGCCGGCAGCATCGTGACCTACAGCGTCACGCTGGAGAACGCCGCGGCCGACACCGCGAGCGACGTCCGCAGCGTGTTCGATCTTCCTGCCGGCAGCACGGCCGTCAATCTTCCGGCGTTCTGTTCGGTCGATGCGGGCGACGCGACGCGCGTGGTGTGTGCGCACGGCAACGTGCTCGGCACGCTGGGCGGCGGCGCGCCGGTGACGTTCGAACTGCAGGTCAGCACGGCGGGCATGCCCGTGGCGCCGATCGCCATCGCCGGCGCGGTGGGCAGCGGCCCGGCGCCCGCGGCCTCGACGAAGGTGGCCGCCATCGGCGCGCCCTTCATCAGCGACACCAACGTCGCCAACAACAAGGAAAACCAGACCACCACGCTCACCAGCGCGGGCGACCTGCAACTCACCAAGACCGCGAACGCCGATCCGGTCGTCGCCGGTTCGCTGATCACCTACACGCTCAGCGTGCGCAACAACGGCCCCAGCGCGAGCAGCGGTTTCAGCGTGGTCGACACGCTGCCGTCGGGCGCGACGTTCGTCGGCCCCGCGACGGGCACCGGCTGGAACTTCTCCGGCGCGAACGGCACGTACACCGGTTCGCTCGCGTCCGGCGCGACGGCGACCTACCAGTTCACCGCGCGCGTGACCGCCGCCGGCGGCACCATCGTCAACAGCGCCGTGGTCAATGCCGGCGCGACGCCCGACCCGGTCATCGCGAACAACACCGACGACGTCGGCGCGACGGTCATCGCCGGCGCGGACATGGAGATCACCAAGTCCGCCTCGCCGACGCCGGCCACCGGCGGGCAGCCGATCACCTTCACGCTCAACGCGCTCAACCGCGGCCCGAGCGCCGCGGCGAACGTGAGCTTCACCGACACGATGCCGGCGGGTTTCCTGATCACCGGCGGCAACCAGCCCGCCGGCTGGACCTGCACCACCACCGCCGACCAGACCGCGCGCACCTGCGCACGCACGAGCGCCTACGCGTCCGGCGCCAGCGACACGTTCACCATCCAGGCGATGGTGCCGTCGTCGGGCCAGGGCAGCAGCGGCAACCAGACCAACACCGCGACGATCACCAGCAGCACGGCCGATCCAACGCCGGCGAACAACACCGGCAGCGTCACCTTCACCGTGCTCGCCGACGGCGCCGACCTGGAACTGGCGAGCAAGACCAAGGCGCCGGGCGTGGTCGCGACGTGGAGCGGCAGCGGCGACGATTCCGACAGCCGCATGACCTCGACGATCCGCATGCGCAACCGCGGCCCGCGTCCGGCGACGGGGCAGGTCGAGATCGCCGACACCCTTGCCGCGGGCGAGGAGTTCCTGTCGTCGCCCAGCACGTCGTGGACCTGCGCCGCGCAATCGGCGTATGCGCCGCCGCCGGCGCGCCAGCTCGTGGTGTGTTCGCTCAATGTCGGTTCGCTGCCGCTGGCGGTCGCCAACGGCGCCGGCAATCCGCTCGCACCCGACCTCGTCCTGGTCACGCGCGCACGCGCCGCGGGCACCCTCACCAACAACGCGTGCACCGGCGGCAGCGGCGGTTCGGCCGAACCGCTCACGGGCAACGGCGTGGACGTCGACGGCAACACCGCCAACGACTGCGCTGGCGCCGGCGTGCGTACCACCACGCAGCGCGCCGACCTTCGCATCGCCAAGCAGACCAACGGCGCGGGCGACGCGGACAACACCCTGCCGCTGGGCTACACCGGCGCGGACTACACGCTCACCGTCACCAACGACGGCCCCGACGGCACCGCCGGCGTCGTCGTCAACGACCAGATCCCGGGCTACCTCACCGGTCGTTCCAGCGCGACGGTCACCACGCCCGCCGGCTGGTCCTGCAATGTCGCCACGAACGGCAGCGTGCAGTGCCGCTCCAACAACACGGTGCTCGCCTCCGGGGCGTCGGCGGTGCTGACGATCCACGCGGTGGGTCCGTTCAACGACAGCGCGGGCACGACCAACGTCGCCTGCGCAGGCACCACGCTCAACGGCATCCGCTGCGGCACGGCCGGCGTGGGCGTTGACGCCTCGATCGCCGGCGCGGTCGGCGAGGTCAACACCACCAACAACTCGGCGTCCGACTGGGTGCGCGTGCCGCGCGTGGCCAACGTGCGCACGCGCGCGAAGACCATCACCAGCGGCGCGGTCGGCCGCGAAGGCGTCAACAGCGTCTACCGCATCGACTACGACAACCAGGGGCCTTCCACCGCGGTCGGCGTCGTGTTCCGCGACGTCTTCACCCTGCCGGCCAACGACGCCGGCTTCGTGATGATCTCCGCGAACCGCACCACCGGCGGCAGCGGCAACACCGCCTGCGCGATCGCCCGCAGCCCGGAGGTGAACGTCGTCACCGCCGCGGGCGGCAATTCGTACTCGACGTCGGGCGCGCCGGGCACCGTCAGCGTGACGTGCCCCGCGCTGAACATGGGCAACGGCGTCAACGAAAGCCTTACCGTCACCATCCGTCCGAACAACCAGCCGGGCGGCAGCGCCGGGCGCCAGATCGACAACCTCGCCGGTTTCGACTTCACCGCCGTCTCGAACGGCAGCGACGGCAATGGCGCGTTCGACTACAACAGCGTCGCCACCGTCGCCGACGATGAGAAGACCGCCTCGCTCACCTTCCAGGCGAACGCGGTCGACCTGATCACCAACAAGGTCGACACCGGCTTCACCGGCGGCGTCGATCCGCTCGGCTTCGACCAGACCAACCCGTCCGGCAACCTCATCAACTACCGCGTGACGGTGACCAACCAGGGCCCGTCGGTCGCCAACAACGTGCGCATCCGCGACACGATGTCGCCGATCGCCGGCCGCACCGTCACCTTCCTCGGCACCTCGCTCACCGCGGGCGGCGCGCTGGAAGGCACGCCGCGCTGCACCGTCGCCGGCGGCAGCAATCCGACCACCGGCGCGCCGCTGGAACTGGACTGCGTGATGCCGGGGATCGGCTTCGCCACCAACGTCAACGGCGTCGTCGGCGTCACCCAGACCAGCACGATCTATCTGCGCTACCGCTACGACACGGCGCCGGGCGCGACCGGCGACACCGTCACCAACGTCGCCGTCGCCAGCTCCGACGAGGTCGACACGCAGCCGGCCAACAATTCCGAAGGCGAGAACACCTCCATCCGCTCGCGCGCCGACGTGGGCGTGAGCAAGACGATGGTGCTCACCGCCGACCAGGATCCGGCCGTCCCGCTGCCCGCGTCGGTGACGCAGGTGTCGATCCTGCAGCCGTTCTTCTACGTCATCGACGTGGTGAACAACGGCCCGGGTTCGAGCCTGTCGCTCGACCGCAGCGGCAACAACCCGCTGGAAGGCACCGGCACGGTCGTGACCGACACGCTGCCGGCCGGCGTGGTCGTCACCGGTCCGATCACCTGGCGCAAGCGCGGCGTCAACGCCGGCGGCCAGGAACCCAACGGCACGGGCCAGTGCACCCGCGCGGGCAGCCTCGTCACCTGCAACCTGGGCGACGTCACCTTCGATCCGGGCGAACGCGGCCGCGTGCGCATCCTCGTGCCCGCGCGCTGGGACGCCGTCCCCGCCGGCGGCACCAGCAACAACAGCGCGAACGTGAAAAGCGAGCAGGTCGACCCGGTGCCGGGCAACGACAACGTCACCGTGCCGCTGAGCATCGTCAGTTCGAGCCTCGCCGGCACCGTGTTCGAGGACCGCCAGCGCATCGGCACCGACGGCGGCACGCCGCAGGCCGCGGCGAACGAACCGCGCGTGGCGAACGTGACCATCACGCTTGCCGGCGTCGACGCGTACGGCAACGCGGTCAACCGCACCACGACCACCGACGCGAACGGCAACTACAGCTTCGCCGACCTCGCGCCGTCGGACGCCACCGGCTACACCGTCACGCAGACGCAGCCGGCCGGCTACGTCAACGGCCCGGTGAACCCGCCGACCTCCGGCGCCAACGCGCCGTCGTCGGGCGGCACCTTCGATGCGGGCGCGCCGAACTCGGCATACACCGCGGTCGTCCTGGGCGCCGGCGTCACCGCCACGCGTTACCACTTCCCCGAAGTGCGCCGTCCGAGCCTGTCGGGCTTCGTCTATTCCGACGACAACTTCGACAACGTGCGCAATCCCGGCGTGGACGGCGCGATCGCCGGCGCCACGGTCGAACTGCTCAACGCGGACACCAATGCCGTCGTCGCGACGCAGGTGACCAACGCGTCGGGCTTCTATCAGTTCACCGATCTCGACCCGACCATCGCCTACACGCTGCGCGAACCGCTGCCGGCGGGCCGCTACGTGAACCGCCCCAGCGCGGTGAACCCCGGCCTGGTCGCCGGCGCCGCGTGCGCCGCCGGTTGCGTCGCCGGCACCGGCATCGCGCCGGATGCCGCCACGACCGACCGCATCGCGCAGATCGACCTGTCCGCCGGCGTCAACGGCACCGAGTTCAACTTCGGCGAAGCCGCCAACGGCGCGTCCCTCGCCGGCCGCGTGTGGCTGGACATCGACAACGATGGCGCGATCGACGCCGGCGAAACCGGCATCGCGAACGTCGCCGTGACGCTCACCGGTACCGATCGCAACGGCGTCGCGGTCAATCTGACCACGACCACCGCCGCCGACGGCAGCTACTCGTTCAACACGCTGGTGGCGGGCAACTACACCGTCACCGAGCCGACGCAGCCCACCGGCACGCTCAACGGCCGCACGATCGCTGGCTCGGTCGGCGGCACCGCGAGCGTTCCGTCCGTCACGCCCTCGAGCGTCACCGCGATCGCGCTCGCCGCCAACCAGGCCGCGACCGGTTACGACTTCGGCGAGATCCAGCCGGCGTCCGTCAGCGGCCGCGTGTATTTCGATCACGACGAAGACGGCAACGTCGATGCGGGCGAAACCGGCATCGCGGGCGTGCAGATCGTGCTCGCCGGCACCGCCGACGACGGCACGCTGGTCAATCGCACCACCACGACCGACGCCAACGGCGCGTACGCGTTCCTCGACGTGCGTCCGGGCACCTACACGGTGACCGAGCCGACGCAGCCGGCGAACACCCGCAACGGCCTGACCACGCCGGGCCACATCGGCGGCGTCGCGACGGGTACGGCCACCGGCCGCGCCGTCGTGCCGTCGGCGATCGCGGGCATCGTGCTCGCGCCGGAACAGAGCTCGGTGGAGAACAACTTCGGCGAGATCGCCGATTCCCCGGACCTGCTGGTGAGCAAGTCGGCCACGCCGGCGACGTTCACCGTCGGCACCGACAGCCGCTACGTCGTGCGCGTGCGCAACGCCGGCAATGCGCCGACCGCGGGCCAGTACGAGGTGGAGGATCGCCTGCCGACCGGCGTCACCCTGTCGGCCACGCCGACCGGCACCGGCTGGACCTGCGTCGGCGCCATCGGCGCGGACCGTTTCCGCTGCACGGGCACCGACGTCATCGCGCAGGGCACCACGCACGCGGCCGACATCACCGTGCCGGTCGCGGTCTCGGATGCGGCGGCTGCGGCGTCGCCGGTCGTCAACGCCGTGCTCGTGCGCGGCGGCGGCGAAACGCCGGCGCGCGTGCCCACGCAGGCCGAGGAAGACGCCTTCGCCGGCACCGTCGGCACGCTGCCGGTGTGCGATCCGGCCATCGCGCACAACGCGTGCCGCATCCAAACGCCCGTGCAGCGCGGCGCGTCCATCGCCGGCCGCGTGTTCTTCGACAACAACGACAACGGCGCGATCGACGCCGCCGATGAAGTCGGCATCGCCAACGTGTCGCTCGTGCTGACCGGCACGGACGAACTCGGCAATGCGATCGACCTGGCCACCACCACCGACGCCGACGGCCGCTACGCGTTCGCGAACCTGCGTCCGGGCACCTACGTGGTGACCGAACCGACGCAGCCGGCCGGCAGCACCAACGGCATCACCACCGCGGGCTCGATCAACGGCGCGAGCGTCGGCATCGCGACGGCGAAAACCGTCGTGCCGTCGGCGATCTCCGCGATCGCCGTCGCCGCCGGCCAGGATTCGGTCGGGAACGACTTCGGCGAAGTCGCCGATTCGCCGGACCTGGTCGTCAGCAAGTCGGCGACGCCGGAGCGCTTCACCGTCAACAACAACGCGACGTATGCGATCCGCGTGCGCAACATCGGTCCGAAGGCGACCGTCGGCGACTACGTCGTCGAAGACCGGCTGCCGACCGGCGTGACGCTGGCCGCCACGCCCACCGGCAACGGCTGGACGTGCACCGGCGCCGCGGGCGATTCGCGCCTGCGCTGCGTCGCCACGGCCGCCATCGCCTCGGGCGCCTCGCTGGCCGATGCGATCACCGTGCCGGTGCGCATCGGCGCCGAAGCCGCGTCGGCCTCGACCCTCCGCAACGCCGTCCTCGTGCAGGGCGGTGGCGAGGACGCGCAGCATTCGCCGACCCCCGACGAGCGCGCCGCGTTCGAAGGCGACGCCTCGAAGCTGCCGGTGTGCGACCCGGCGATCGCGCACAACGCGTGCCGCATCGACACGCCGGTGCAGGCCGCCGCGTCCCTGTCGGGCACGGTGTGGTTCGACATCGGCCACGAGGACGTCCTGCTCGACGGCGGCGACCGCCGCCTGCAGGGCTGGACGGTGGAAGTCGTCGATCCGGCGACGGGACGTGTCGTCGCCACCACGACCACCGCCGCCGACGGCAGCTACCGCGTCGCCGACCTCGTGCCGGGCGTGCAGTGGAACGTGCGCTTCCGCGATCCCAACGCCGGCGCGCTGTGGGGCTTCCCGGTGACGGGCGAAACCGCCAGCGGCCCGGTCGCCGCGTGCGACACCGCCGGCGCGCTGGCGAACCATCACGCCTCGTCGTGCCGCAACACCGGTAACGGCGTGAGCCAGCTGGAAGTCGTGCTCGTCTCCGGCGAGAACCTGCCGCAGCAGAGCCTGCCGATCGATCCGAGCGGCGTCGTCTACGACGCGGTTTCGCGCGATCCGGTGCCGGGCTCGGTGGTGACGCTGGAACCGGCGGGCGTGTGCCCGGACTTCGATCCCAACACCTCGCTGCTCAACGTCGCCGGCGGCGGTTACACGGTCGATGGCAACCGCGTGTCGATGACCGTCGGCAACGACGGCTTCTACCAGTTCCTGTTCGGTCCGGCCGCGCCGGCGAGCTGCGAATTCCGCCTCACCGTCACGCCGCCGTCGGGTTACGCCTTCCAGTCGCAGATGATCGCGCCGCAGGCCGGCACGCTCACCGCGCCGGGCGGCGTCGGCAACAGCTACCCGGTGCAGCCGCAGTCCACGCCGCCGTCGGGCGCGGTGGGCGAGGGCACGCGCTACTACCTCTCGCTGGTGGCCGGTTCGGGCACCGCGGGGATCATCCACAACCACATCCCGCTCGATCCGGCCGTGGCGCCGGGCCTGGTGATCAGCAAGACCGGTGACCGCCAGACGGTCGAGGTCGGCGACACGCTGCTGTACACGATCACGATCCGCCAGACCGCAGGCAACGCGCTGGCGTCGGTGAACGTGCTCGACCGCCTGCCGCCGGGCTTCACCTACATCGAGGGCACGGCGCGCGCGAACGCGGCGGCGATTGCCGAACCGCTCGGCAAGCCCGGCCCGCTGCTGTCGTTCCAGGCCGGCGGCCTGCGCATCGGCGAGCAGATCGTCCTGAACTACCGCGTCCGCGTGGGCGTCGGCAGCCAGCAGGGCGACGGCATCAACCGCGCGCAGGCGCACGGCTGCAACATCGCCGGCGGCTGCATCGACGCGAACTCGCTGCAACCGCGCGCTGGCGCCGTGGCGTCCAACCGCGCCGAGTACCGCGTGCGCGTCACCGGTGGCGTGTTCACCGAGGAAGGCTGCGTCCTCGGCAAGGTCTTCGTGGACTGCAACAACAACCACGTGCAGGACCGCGAGGAACTGGGCGTGCCGGGCGTGCGCATGTACTTCGAGGACGGCACCTGGATGGTGTCCGACTCGGAAGGCAAGTACAGCTACTGCGGCCTGCCGCCGAAGAGCCACACGCTGAAGGTCGACGCTTCGACCCTGCCGGTGGGCTCGCGCCTGACCACCAGCAGCAACCGCAACCTTGGCGATGCCGACAGCCTCTTCATCGACCTGAAGAACGGCGAGCTGCATCGCGCCGACTTCATCGAGGGCAGCTGCTCCAACCCGGTGCTCGAACAGGTCAAGGCGCGCCGCACGCAGGGCGAGGTGCGCGCGCCGGAAACCGAAACCGGCAAGCCGCTGCGATTCGACAGCAAGTCGCCGCGCTGGCCGCAACAGGGCACCGACTCGTCCAAGCAGTCGCCGCGGATCGTCGAGCCGCGCGAAACCGGGCGCCCGGCGGAGCAAACGCCAACGCATGACGCGCGCAACACGGAGACGCAGCCATGA